One Alcaligenes ammonioxydans DNA segment encodes these proteins:
- a CDS encoding Y-family DNA polymerase, which translates to MYLCLRLPQSLLTPEAGSEQQDRLQAVLLHYSPQLAHIQANLWVLNISASLRLFGGLRRLYQHVRADLQALIPDPCLALAPSARAACLLALSTRKQRRCIRRLHACLNPLPIQLLGAPADQLHWLHSLGCHTLGQLRQLPRDGLAQRGLRTLLLQLDQAYGLQSWTLEWVQSAPQFIYRLELDTPSNNKALVLRALTRLLNQLEGGLNQHQLACTGLELTLHTERYKDYPRSTHLELHMARSSWRSQDFLPVWQEQFQPLQLPAAVQSLMLRARQLHPRQTHASSLFPDAHHWQEQDQQLLERLQARLGTGQILTPAPQASHLPEQANQWQPASTVAARPAAGPVRQRPCWLLEPARPLPHDQQSPLLDHQRLRLIQGPERIQTGWWNGGGHQQRDYFVALCPQGRLYWVYRDLSQEHAWYLHGVFG; encoded by the coding sequence ATGTACCTGTGCCTGCGACTGCCCCAGAGCCTGCTCACGCCTGAGGCCGGTTCAGAGCAGCAAGACAGGCTGCAGGCGGTCTTGCTACACTACAGCCCGCAACTGGCTCACATTCAGGCGAATTTATGGGTACTGAATATCAGCGCCAGCCTACGGCTGTTTGGTGGCCTGCGTCGTCTATACCAACACGTTCGGGCAGACTTGCAAGCCCTGATTCCCGATCCCTGTCTGGCCCTGGCTCCCAGCGCGCGGGCGGCCTGTTTGCTGGCCCTGTCCACACGCAAGCAACGTCGTTGCATCCGGCGGCTGCACGCTTGTCTGAACCCGCTTCCCATCCAGTTGCTGGGCGCACCTGCCGATCAGTTGCACTGGTTGCACAGCCTGGGCTGTCATACCTTGGGCCAGTTGCGTCAATTGCCACGCGACGGTCTGGCCCAGCGCGGGCTGCGTACCCTGCTCCTGCAACTGGATCAGGCCTACGGCTTGCAGAGCTGGACCCTGGAATGGGTCCAGTCTGCCCCACAATTTATATACCGACTGGAGCTGGACACCCCTTCCAATAACAAAGCCTTGGTATTACGGGCCTTGACCCGTCTGCTAAACCAGCTGGAAGGCGGGCTGAACCAGCACCAACTCGCTTGTACGGGCCTGGAGCTGACCCTGCATACGGAGCGCTATAAAGATTACCCACGCAGCACTCATCTGGAACTGCACATGGCCCGCTCTAGCTGGCGCAGCCAGGACTTTCTGCCTGTCTGGCAAGAACAGTTCCAGCCCCTGCAATTACCTGCCGCCGTCCAAAGCCTGATGCTGCGGGCCCGCCAACTTCATCCACGCCAAACCCACGCCAGCAGTCTGTTTCCGGATGCACACCATTGGCAGGAACAAGACCAGCAACTTCTGGAACGCTTGCAGGCCAGACTCGGGACCGGGCAGATCCTCACCCCCGCCCCCCAGGCCAGCCATTTGCCCGAGCAAGCCAATCAATGGCAGCCCGCATCAACGGTGGCCGCCCGCCCAGCCGCAGGCCCGGTACGGCAGCGTCCATGCTGGCTGCTGGAGCCGGCCCGGCCCCTGCCACACGACCAACAATCCCCGCTCCTGGACCATCAACGTTTGCGCCTGATTCAAGGCCCAGAGCGAATACAAACCGGCTGGTGGAACGGTGGCGGCCACCAGCAGCGCGACTATTTTGTAGCCTTGTGCCCCCAAGGGCGTTTGTATTGGGTTTACCGGGATTTAAGCCAGGAACACGCTTGGTATTTACACGGAGTCTTTGGATGA
- a CDS encoding tRNA-uridine aminocarboxypropyltransferase has translation MNASSFSRPGRCARCQRPVARCLCSLIPSLQATCPLLILQHHSEARHALNTGRLAYLGVQGAQLWVGEQFEDLEARLAQAQRPVLLFPGPQAQVARALAPQQRPDLIVVPDGTWRKARLILHRNPILQRLPHWVLPQGDVSRYRLRKAPDPQAVSTLEAIVRLMQLMEPERDFSALLRPFEHLIEEQIQAMGLDTYERNYPTSR, from the coding sequence ATGAACGCTTCCTCTTTCTCTCGTCCAGGCCGTTGCGCACGGTGTCAGCGGCCTGTGGCCCGATGCTTGTGTTCGCTGATTCCTTCTCTGCAAGCAACGTGCCCTCTTTTGATTCTGCAGCATCATTCCGAGGCGCGGCATGCGCTCAATACCGGGCGCCTGGCGTATTTGGGTGTGCAAGGGGCGCAGCTGTGGGTGGGGGAGCAGTTTGAAGATCTGGAGGCGCGTTTAGCGCAGGCCCAGCGTCCTGTACTGCTGTTTCCGGGACCTCAGGCCCAGGTGGCCCGGGCCTTGGCGCCCCAGCAAAGGCCTGATCTGATAGTGGTGCCCGATGGCACCTGGCGCAAGGCCCGTTTGATTTTGCATCGCAATCCGATCTTGCAGCGTTTGCCGCATTGGGTGCTGCCGCAAGGGGATGTGTCGCGCTACCGGTTGCGCAAAGCGCCAGATCCTCAGGCCGTTTCCACGTTGGAGGCGATTGTACGGTTGATGCAGCTTATGGAGCCGGAGCGCGATTTCAGCGCCTTGCTACGGCCATTTGAGCATTTGATCGAGGAGCAGATCCAGGCCATGGGCCTGGATACCTATGAGCGCAACTATCCTACTTCCAGATGA